A stretch of DNA from Hippoglossus stenolepis isolate QCI-W04-F060 chromosome 16, HSTE1.2, whole genome shotgun sequence:
TACTTCATAACACCGAACTCTGTGCGTGTGTATCCAGTAAGGCTGAATAATATTTGGACAGGTGCTCCCTCACATACATTCACTTCAAGGCTCTGGTTTGCTGTTTCACTGCAGCCTCATAAAGAgcaaggcagcagcagcaggctggtGGATCCTGAAGCTGCTGGGTGTATTTCTTCATACTGCACGTGTAATCCCcaacaataaaaaactgtttagCACCAATTTTCCTTTACTTTTAaaaccctcttttttttttttcctctttcagacAAACTGTGGAGGCCACATCTGGAAGACAGATGTAGTCCCAACGCTTGTTCTCTGcctttgactctctctctctctctctcctttcgcTGCTTCTCACCCACTCTCTCGccactctctctttttctcgtgtctttccctccctcccctctctccctttggGAAACATGAGAGCTGagttaactctctctctctctctctctctcctctctctctctcaccccctgGCCGGACCACCCACATTCGGAAACGCCTAGCTGCTGCTCCTGAGGCAGAGCCGGCGGCAGTttggagagacagggaggggggggggagagcgGCCcgagtcagggagagagatgTAAGGATGGGTTATGACTGACGGTTTTAGCAGAGTATCAATTACATCAATGTCAAAGCCATAACCTGCCattgtgtgtgcaggagagagagagagagagagagagagagacttcacGCTCAGCTCATAAACCTCCtcctgctcgtgtgtgtgtgtgtgtgatgaaaacacatcCCAGAGAATACGTGGCCTCGTGCTTCCACTTCCTCATATCTGTGCAGATCaatcatttcacattcagaagGGCCTCAAAGGAAGAACAACAGCGAtggtctgaaaacagcagcttttatttgCTTGGTCGAGCAGGAAGTGAAATGTCTCTTTCAAACTTGCACAATAAAAAGGTGAATGTCTCCATCTGGTGGTTGTTTCTTAGTTTTGCCTTTTTTGAATGTTTCTTTACAGAGTTTACGACACTTCTTTTATTTAGATACTTTATTGGTTAATAAATAACTTATAATTTCTTATTGCTAATAAATCAATGACACAGACAGCTTGGTTTGCATGCTTCCTCCACTACTATATAAAGTTTGATTTGTCCACCATCAATAAAGTGTTTAGATAATACAGAGAGtggtaaaatataaataccTGCAGGACTTCAGTGGTAAATACTATCCTGACACGTGCTAGCTGTTAGCATGTAGCTCAATCCCACAGTGAAGTGACTTTGAGGTGCACATTAATCTATAATAGATTATCTCttatttagttttctgtgttttccttctgcCCACCTCAGTGGCCACTGAACCCACAGTGGCCCCCAGCATGCGCCCGAACGGCCCCCCCATAAACAGGCTGACCAGGGACCCGAACAAGGCCTCCCTCCTCACCAGTCGAGGCAGCCACATCAACCAGTCCGTCAGCTTCTCCCACAGGCCCTGGagaaaggagggggaggaaggcgTGACACTGGTGGACGGGAAAATATCATCTACGTCCACATCCAGGTCGCCGACGCTCCTCTCTGCTTCGTCTCGGACTgattccagctcctcctctgtgacgTCTTCCTCCGGTTGGGAGTCGGTGGGAGACGCCTGCTCGCTCAGCTCCTCGGCTCTCCTCCGTctcaccacctccacctgccGCTCCCTCACTCGCTCCTCAGCCTCGTCGTACAGAGGGCAGCTCAGGTGCCGCGGCTCGCTCTCCTTCACCATCTGCTCCaccttctccagcagctcctgaacAGCGTCCCTCTCCCCTGCCTCTTCTCCGCTGCGGGTCTCCAGGGTGTGGTAGCGGCCACCGCATCTGTCCACCAGCTCCTGGAGATCTTTGCGCCACGTGACCAGGTATTCGTccagctcctcgtcctcctccagctcctccgtGTGGGTGAAGAGCACGATGGTGTGTCTGCTGACCACAGAGGGGCCGAACAGCTTGGTCAGGGCGTCCAGAGCCTTGTCCTCTCCATCGGTCGGCTGGTTCACAGGGACACAGAGCAGGAAGGCATGTGGCCCAGGGCTGGACAAGGCGATGACGGAGGAGATGTGTCTTCTTCTGTCCTCGGGGCTGCAGCCGGAGCTGAACCAGGCCGGACCGGAGACGACCACAAGCTGCAGAGAAGGAGCAAGAAGTCAACGAGGAAAAGTGACTGCTTTGTTTTTGGGTgatatttttgcttttaaatttcACTGCAGGTCAAACTAATGAGAGATAATTTACAAGACTGTGATCCATGGAAAGCAGGACAAACTTTGGCCACGTCAACTGCAACAGGACATTATTTTGCACACAAAAATATCTATCAATAActctattatattatatcatattatattatattattcctACATTTGCTTCTGAAGTGGTGGCCatccaaataaatatgttgCTGCTGGTAATAATGTGTAACTATGGGCTTCACTGTTCAagcctcacctgtctgtctgtctgtctgtctcactctcacctgtatgtctgtcagtctgtctcactctcacctgtatgtctgtctgtctatctgtcagtctgtctcactctcacctgtctgtctgtctgtctgtctctcacctgtctgtctgtctgtctcactctcacctgtatgtctgtctgtctctctcactctcacctgtctgtctgtctatctgtctcactctcacctgtctgtctgtctgtctcacacctgtctgtctgtctgtctgtctcactctcacctgtctgtctctcacctgtctgtctgtctgtctctcacctgtctgtctgtctgtctgtctctctgtctgtctctcacctgtctgtctgcagcttctcctctgtgtttacACTCCTGGCTCAAAGCTTGGTCTGGGCCCTGCTCTGAGTCTTGCAGGCCCAGGATGGTGCAGCCTGCGGGGCTCTGTCCTGGTCCGGTTCGGCCCAGCACCACCAGCCTCAGCTCTGACGGAGCAGggacaaaaacacatgacacaaagTTCAATAAGACAACACAACTTTAATAAATATGCCCTCTTTCTAGTTAAAAGCAGCAGTTTTACTTTGTTCTACAGTTTCCAGCCTGTTGTGTTGTTATCATTTCCATGAAGTGACACCGCCCTTTGCTTCCCCGCGTCTCACCCGCACTAACCCGCACTAACCCGCAGCAGGAGgccgctccctctccctccctgttaGAAAGCTCCATTAGTAaagagtatcagtgtatttacCTGACTGTGGAGCAGCGGCTGACATGTCTGCTCCTCTTCTGTGTCGTAGATCTGAAGCAGGATGAAGTCACTTCCTGGTTCCTGCAGACTGACTCACTCCTCAGGAGGTGAACACAGCTCCATCTGTGGCCGAGGCAGGGCGACTCAGCCCGGGGCCCGGGGACCGAGAGGGGTCGGTGTTCTCACCACTGCAGCCCGGAGCTTTATTTATGACTCGAGTCCTCgtatttaaatttttaagtACCCAACACAATgtcacatctttctttttttgtttacaatttttaactttcaaaataGCCCATATTTCAAATCATgtaataaatatgatttcattGTTATATTATTGGGGCCATATGCAGAAAAACTTCTGTGAGATTTAGGGTCCAACACAACATTGAGCATCAGGGACATCAgcttttgaattgaattatatGGATTTTAGATTTGTTTCAGATTTAGACTTATGTTGTCTATGTCTTTTCAGAAAATCGCCTCAAGGACCAACGCGAACAAGGTGAAGGAGTTGAAAATGAAAACGAAAGcgaagaagcaggaaaagaaaaagctactggagaaagagaagaagaggaaagaaatgaagaagcgagagaaggaaaaggagagagagagagagagaagggacgAATATAAAAAAACGTTGGGAGGCAGAAGCTGCGTCATATCTGATCAGATCATATTTTAATGTTGCCACTGTTGTGGATTTGAAGCTCGAAGCTTTTTAGAACAAGGCGTTTTCTATCGCTTCTGGAATTCTACAGTACAGACAAAATCTAAACGCTGTAAGAACAGTGAAATATCAAATCTAGAAAACGAGCAAATAAGGCATAACAGTACTTTTTTTAcatggtaaaagaaaaaataatcaggTGTTAAATATATTATGTTTGTTGATGATGAGCAGAAGATCAACTACAATGTTCCTGTacatttcagtaaaaaaaacaggtaGGGGAAACTCATCGTTCACACGTCACACCCACTTTACAGctacacacactcagcacatTACATACAGTCACACACGCATCCACACAACAGCTGTACAGTAACAGTAAAACTAAGCTGATACGCCGAGAAGAATTAGAATGTCCAGTAAAatgcttcatttaaaaaaatatgacaattacaaaattaaaagaatgacgttcctttttttttaaaaatacacttttaaaaaacatgtcgACACTAGAAATATCCAAGTTTTCAGATGCAGGGAGGGCAGTGGCTTTAAATCAAAGTCCGAGGGTCGGTCCTGCAACGGGAACCAATCCGGTCACGTCTGCTGACTCTGGGTCTGCTGACTCTGGGTCTGCTGAACAATCACTCCGCGTCCTCCACTCACAGTCCAGGCATGATGTAGGCGATGTTGTCCAATGTAttcgactgatatgaaaagaGAAAGCACAGTTAGAACACTGTTATAAAAGGTGTGGCTGTATCTCCTGAATCTAGACGTTTTTGAGTCCTGCtcttaaactgaataaaaatgggggaaaaaacaacaacccatAAACTAAATCCATTCAAGCTTTAACAAATGTCAGTACTGTACCAGGACGTTTCGAGGACAGCCGTTTAACTGTGGTATCTGTGCCGTGAGACAGGTCAGTGGCCCCAGCGCACACAAGATGGAGTCCAAAAGTACAGACAGACTCCCGGACACGGCCACCATCccctaacacaaacacacatcagtcacatgattCACTTCGTCCGCTGCATTAATGAAACATCTCAACGTTAGActtaaaatcaaaaaatgtgGTGAACACTTAAACCTCCTGTTcccgtctgtgtttgtttgttttttgttattagcaggattatgcagaaacACGTGCATGTTGAAACTCACCTCTGTTTCCTGTAGTCGATGCCCAATCAGGGACAGGGACTCTCCTAGTAGCTGCAGGTGAGCTGCTGCGTCGATGGGATCAACCTCTGGGATTCGGGCGGGGGACAGGGACAAGGTGCCGGGGGCTCTGCTTGGCGACACAACCCCGGTTCCTGTTGCTACAACTTTTATTGAAGAAAAAACGAATTAAAGACCGTTCTGATGAGATGCGGCGGTGAAGGGACAAAGAGTTGAGAGCGTCGGGCTAAAAATACCTTTGCTTTTGCTCTCGGTGGAGCTCTTGTGTTTGATCGTCGTGGCCTCAgc
This window harbors:
- the si:dkeyp-69e1.8 gene encoding GTPase IMAP family member 7; the encoded protein is MSAAAPQSELRLVVLGRTGPGQSPAGCTILGLQDSEQGPDQALSQECKHRGEAADRQLVVVSGPAWFSSGCSPEDRRRHISSVIALSSPGPHAFLLCVPVNQPTDGEDKALDALTKLFGPSVVSRHTIVLFTHTEELEEDEELDEYLVTWRKDLQELVDRCGGRYHTLETRSGEEAGERDAVQELLEKVEQMVKESEPRHLSCPLYDEAEERVRERQVEVVRRRRAEELSEQASPTDSQPEEDVTEEELESVRDEAERSVGDLDVDVDDIFPSTSVTPSSPSFLQGLWEKLTDWLMWLPRLVRREALFGSLVSLFMGGPFGRMLGATVGSVATEVGRRKTQKTK